The following coding sequences lie in one Sedimentibacter sp. MB35-C1 genomic window:
- a CDS encoding alpha/beta hydrolase, with protein MAINKVVRAALKAITYRDIDIKKNYLLHRNFVNLAHRNYLKPPFNTWDCSIDSGNHSIPIRIYAPGDKGNYPVLLFFHGGGWVVGNIDSYSKVCVNMAKLTGHKVVSVDYRLAPENPFPAGLEDCYNVAKAFISNKVINEKEVTIIGDSAGGNLAAALSLLAKERNEFKIKRQILIYPATYNDHSEKTPFQSVHDYGKEYLLTSKKICDYMDLYKSSEEDRNSKYFAPLLAEDLKGQPDTLIITAEFCPLRDEGEQYGKKLRAAGNNVEIFRIKDGLHGFFALPPRFPQVRLCYEIINTFLSSYEVK; from the coding sequence ATGGCTATAAATAAGGTCGTCAGAGCTGCACTAAAGGCAATAACATACAGAGATATTGATATTAAGAAGAACTATCTTCTTCATAGAAATTTTGTGAATCTTGCCCACAGAAATTATTTAAAACCGCCTTTCAATACATGGGATTGCTCAATTGATTCGGGAAACCACAGCATTCCTATCAGAATATATGCTCCGGGAGATAAAGGTAATTATCCTGTGTTGCTTTTTTTTCACGGTGGCGGATGGGTAGTAGGAAACATAGACAGCTATAGTAAGGTTTGCGTAAATATGGCAAAACTGACAGGTCACAAGGTTGTTTCCGTAGACTACAGGTTGGCACCTGAGAACCCGTTTCCTGCCGGGCTTGAGGATTGTTATAATGTTGCGAAAGCATTTATTTCTAACAAAGTAATTAATGAAAAAGAGGTTACAATAATAGGAGATAGTGCGGGAGGTAACCTGGCTGCCGCGTTGTCGCTGCTGGCAAAAGAAAGAAATGAATTTAAAATTAAAAGGCAGATATTGATTTATCCGGCAACGTATAACGACCATAGTGAAAAAACACCGTTCCAATCAGTTCATGATTACGGAAAGGAGTATTTGCTCACGTCAAAAAAAATCTGTGATTACATGGACCTGTACAAAAGCAGTGAAGAGGACAGAAACAGTAAGTATTTTGCTCCTTTGCTGGCAGAAGATCTTAAGGGCCAGCCTGATACCCTGATAATAACAGCGGAGTTTTGCCCTCTGAGAGATGAAGGGGAGCAATACGGGAAAAAATTAAGAGCTGCAGGAAACAATGTGGAGATATTCAGAATTAAAGACGGTCTGCACGGCTTTTTTGCCCTTCCTCCGAGATTTCCGCAGGTCAGGCTGTGTTATGAGATAATTAACACTTTTCTTTCAAGCTACGAGGTGAAATAA
- the rd gene encoding rubredoxin: protein MQKYVCDACGYVYDPAEGDPDNGIAPGTSFNDLPEDWVCPLCGVGKDQFSPE from the coding sequence ATGCAAAAATATGTTTGTGACGCTTGCGGTTATGTATATGATCCAGCTGAAGGAGATCCGGATAACGGTATAGCTCCAGGAACTTCATTTAATGATTTGCCAGAAGATTGGGTTTGCCCTCTTTGCGGAGTCGGAAAAGATCAATTTTCACCGGAATAA
- a CDS encoding MFS transporter, giving the protein MKKLLLKTKVYYGWIIVLAGFLIMATAWAIIFNCASIFVKPISDEFGFKRSYVSAIVTLSMFSQTIISVVSGKIFSKINIKRLMRVSSVVISVSYFMYSLADSLFEFYAITIVASVSAAFLTTLPLSLIINNWFSDKKGLAIGFAFMGSGVGGMLFNALAGILMESYGFRFAYMALAVIMGIVIIPCVFLIIEIHPRDVYTESSYYKENKSQIMDYDDGITLQEARKTYKFWILMICFIAGSIGMATTFFTISPHMSDSGYSLTTSANITALTMGVLAVSKLALGRMFDRFGVRTSSILSILLNVVGLVGLLFAKYRIFLIFIVLGTGFGSAFSTIAFPIITDKLYGQKDFSNIYGLFCAASSIGGVAAPIINGVVFDMTGSYNYSYIFMLIVSIVLILIYNIILPGRNSVQN; this is encoded by the coding sequence GTCAAGCCAATAAGCGATGAATTTGGTTTTAAACGTTCTTATGTCAGTGCAATAGTTACATTGTCTATGTTCTCTCAGACAATTATATCTGTTGTATCAGGCAAAATATTTTCAAAAATTAATATTAAACGATTAATGAGGGTATCATCGGTAGTTATTTCCGTATCATATTTTATGTATTCCTTAGCTGACTCGCTGTTTGAATTTTATGCAATAACAATAGTTGCAAGTGTATCCGCAGCATTTTTAACAACACTTCCTCTCTCTCTTATTATTAACAACTGGTTCAGCGATAAAAAGGGGCTGGCCATAGGCTTTGCATTTATGGGAAGCGGAGTGGGAGGAATGCTGTTTAATGCATTAGCTGGCATTTTGATGGAATCTTATGGGTTTAGATTCGCCTATATGGCTTTGGCTGTTATAATGGGAATAGTAATAATACCATGCGTGTTTTTAATTATAGAGATTCATCCCAGAGACGTATATACAGAATCATCATATTATAAAGAAAATAAATCTCAGATTATGGATTACGATGATGGAATAACACTTCAAGAGGCAAGAAAAACATATAAATTTTGGATTTTAATGATCTGTTTTATCGCCGGAAGCATTGGAATGGCTACAACATTTTTTACAATATCTCCTCACATGAGCGATTCAGGATATTCCTTAACAACCAGTGCAAATATTACAGCATTAACTATGGGAGTATTAGCAGTAAGTAAATTGGCTCTGGGCAGGATGTTTGACAGATTCGGGGTAAGAACATCTTCTATACTATCTATTTTGTTAAATGTGGTAGGACTTGTTGGTCTGCTGTTTGCCAAGTATAGAATATTTTTGATTTTCATTGTTTTAGGAACTGGATTTGGAAGTGCGTTTTCAACAATTGCATTTCCCATCATAACAGACAAATTATACGGACAAAAAGATTTCAGCAACATTTATGGATTGTTTTGTGCAGCAAGCAGCATAGGGGGAGTGGCCGCTCCGATAATAAACGGTGTGGTATTTGACATGACAGGAAGTTACAACTATTCATATATTTTTATGTTAATTGTATCAATTGTTTTAATATTAATTTATAATATAATACTTCCTGGTAGAAATAGCGTGCAAAATTAA